Proteins from one Malaya genurostris strain Urasoe2022 chromosome 2, Malgen_1.1, whole genome shotgun sequence genomic window:
- the LOC131432231 gene encoding zinc finger protein 501-like, whose product MPQCELSSQDQHGQYLEALPKEQAVMQDKYPCDECPRTFDSDEDCQRHRKTHLKDDEVLSLRCHFCDKQFQAISLLMRHRRTHTGECPYKCDICGRGFNVLTSFSNHRRIHTGDRPFKCDSCEKTFIKRTDLKRHTRVHTGERPYKCECCGKGFIASMHLTHHRRIHTGETPHKCSICGKGFIRSSDLLQHTHVHTGLKPYKCELCDKGFIKRSQLTFHNMSHTGDRPYKCETCDKCFMKIVHLKTHLRIHTGERPYKCDHCGKSFTQSNSLSRHKRIHTGERPHECDICGKQFIGSSHLTLHRRVHTGERPHQCEICDSKFSRRTDYVDHMRIHTGERPHRCDLCGKDFRRRCDVTQHQRSCEKRNGSSVQVKGTLVNEQRSMFAGDLNDGEVEELKQEFVYPDLLGDSSIVKGEPTLSQTQI is encoded by the exons ATGCCACAGTGCGAGTTATCAAGCCAGGatcaacatggtcaatatttgGAGGCTCTTCCTAAGGAACAAGCAGTTATGCAGGATAAGTATCCGTGCGATGAATGTCCAAGAACATTTGACAG TGACGAGGACTGCCAGAGGCACAGAAAAACGCATCTAAAAGACGACGAGGTACTAAGCTTAAGGTGCCACTTCTGTGATAAGCAGTTTCAAGCAATCAGCTTGCTTATGCGACATAGACGAACGCATACAGGAGAGTGTCCCTACAAATGCGACATTTGTGGCAGAGGATTCAACGTACTGACTAGCTTCAGTAATCATCGCCGCATTCACACGGGAGATAGGCCTTTCAAATGTGACAGCTGTGAGAAGACATTCATCAAACGCACGGACCTAAAGCGACACACTCGAGTACATACCGGAGAGCGACCCTATAAGTGTGAATGCTGTGGTAAAGGATTCATCGCGAGCATGCACCTGACACATCACAGACGCATCCATACTGGGGAAACACCACACAAATGTTCGATATGTGGAAAAGGTTTCATCCGAAGTAGCGATCTCTTGCAACACACACATGTGCATACCGGTTTAAAACCGTATAAGTGTGAACTGTGTGACAAAGGTTTTATCAAAAGAAGTCAACTTACTTTTCATAATATGTCACATACAGGAGATCGTCCGTACAAATGTGAAACCTGCGACAAATGTTTCATGAAAATAGTTCACCTGAAAACGCACTTGCGCATTCATACTGGCGAGCGACCATATAAATGTGACCATTGTGGAAAGTCGTTCACGCAGAGCAACAGTCTTTCGAGGCACAAACGCATCCACACTGGCGAACGGCCGCACGAGTGTGACATCTGTGGCAAACAATTCATTGGCAGTAGTCATCTGACCCTTCACCGAAGAGTACATACGGGTGAGCGGCCGCATCAGTGCGAGATCTGCGATAGTAAGTTTAGCAGACGGACCGACTACGTAGATCATATGCGGATCCACACGGGAGAACGTCCACATAGGTGCGATCTTTGCGGGAAGGACTTTCGGCGACGGTGTGATGTAACGCAACACCAGCGAAGCTGTGAGAAGCGAAATGGTAGCAGCGTTCAGGTGAAGGGCACATTG GTGAACGAACAGCGATCCATGTTTGCGGGTGACCTGAATGATGGAGAAGTAGAAGAGTTGAAGCAAGAGTTTGTATATCCCGATCTGCTTGGAGATAGTTCCATTGTTAAAGGAGAACCAACGCTATCTCAAACACAAATATAG
- the LOC131427086 gene encoding uncharacterized protein LOC131427086 has protein sequence MANRTIDAFFSKDEKLMADLNNLVSSKSEEIILCSVPNDSGESIDLTQGSSDLSAMTFTKHKTRTTKESKTNMRVLQRFTLKWVDSSSLGCFEAYRNDPYYAFCKICLVKICVARGGKSNLSSHLVTQRHCDAANKMKEVTLESESKISESPSQDKINEAELKICAWALENNVPFAAVDKLANVLRGLSIDTMLLQKLKLGRTKTTSVVAAVIASTHHDELVERMRADNFSIIIDESTDLSSSKTLAIVVRIMNKESFSANDQFYTAIEVECADHATLHAAIVAQFNRDNIDYKNNLRGFASDGASVMMGRSNSVMRLFKKECPDMISIKCTCHSLALCASYACEKVPVYLEQLMRDIYNYISSSPKRAKEFQRIQDIVDVKPLKILHPSATRWLSLEAVIKRNLERFDELNMFFSFQVKYDQNSTAIRILNHLNDPMTKPLLLFLNYVLSLINNVNRTFQSVDSKFFEIYNETKTLLAVVLGNLCREDYVMRFYKENVDAADFENFIKSPEEIYVGVEANQVEKSLEQRKKLIFKSICRDFYIELVKQILKRFDFTNPVIKTAASLNPQTFMELPNLNELMIQFPRFLEGIDKQELDNEFRRLKISVTKLNILETNMTWPQLLDVKTRNSLFMYPLLRNFIRFFLIIPHSSACVERIFSLYNANKTKTRNRLTSDTMNSILKAKNYVSEHGGASKIQLTKTMKIKFNKSMYKHHSVDYLQNSTIVI, from the exons ATGGCAAATAGGACTATTGatgcttttttttctaaag ATGAAAAATTGATGGCTGATTTGAACAATTTGGTGTCATCTAAATCTGAGGAGATAATATTGTGTTCCGTTCCCAATGATTCTGGAGAATCTATAG ATTTAACACAAGGCAGCTCAGACTTGTCTGCTATGACATTCACAAAACATAAAACAAGAACCACGAAAGAATCAAAGACAAATATGCGTGTACTTCAACGTTTCACTTTGAAATGGGTTGATTCATCGAGTTTGGGATGCTTTGAAGCTTATCGCAATGACCCGTATTATGCGTTCTGTAAAATTTGTTTGGTGAAAATCTGCGTTGCGCGTGGTGGGAAATCAAATCTGAGCTCACATTTAGTCACCCAACGACACTGTGACGCAGCGAATAAAATGAAGGAAGTAACGTTAGAGTCCGAATCAAAAATAAGTGAATCACCTTCTCAAGATAAAATAAATGAGGCAGAGCTGAAAATCTGCGCATGGGCTTTGGAAAACAATGTACCATTTGCGGCAGTCGATAAGCTCGCTAACGTATTGAGAGGACTATCAATAGATACGATGCTTTTACAGAAATTGAAATTGGGAAGAACGAAAACAACGTCCGTGGTTGCAGCGGTTATCGCATCAACGCATCATGATGAATTGGTCGAACGAATGCGAGCAgacaatttttcaattattattgatGAGTCTACTGATCTCAGTAGCAGCAAGACACTTGCAATAGTTGTCCGGATAATGAATAAGGAATCGTTTTCTGCAAATGATCAGTTTTATACAGCTATAGAAGTAGAATGCGCTGATCATGCTACACTTCACGCAGCCATCGTCGCTCAGTTTAATAGAGACAACATCGATTACAAGAACAACTTGAGAGGATTTGCATCAGACGGAGCATCTGTCATGATGGGTAGAAGCAACTCAGTCATGCGACTATTCAAAAAAGAATGTCCGGATATGATATCCATTAAATGTACTTGTCATTCGCTAGCATTATGCGCCAGCTATGCGTGCGAGAAAGTACCAGTTTATTTGGAACAATTGATGCGAGATATATACAACTATATATCAAGCAGCCCAAAACGGGCAAAAGAATTCCAAAGAATTCAAGATATCGTTGACGTCAAACCATTAAAAATCCTTCATCCAAGCGCTACAAGATGGCTCTCTTTGGAAGCTGTTATCAAACGAAATCTTGAGAGATTTGATGAGCTCAATATGTTTTTCTCTTTCCAAGTAAAGTACGATCAGAATTCAACGGCAATACGCATTTTGAATCATCTCAATGATCCCATGACAAAACCGTTGTTGCTTTTCCTTAATTATGTACTATCACTAATCAATAATGTTAATCGTACTTTCCAATCAGTTGATTCCAAGTTTTTCGAAATTTACAATGAAACGAAAACTTTGCTCGCAGTAGTCCTGGGTAATTTATGTAGAGAAGATTACGTAATGAGGTTTTATAAGGAAAATGTTGATGCAGCAGATTTTGAAAACTTTATTAAATCCCCTGAAGAAATTTATGTTGGTGTTGAGGCAAATCAAGTCGAGAAATCGTTAGAACAACGCAAGAAGTTGATATTTaaatctatttgtcgtgatttttaTATTGAGTTGgtgaaacaaattttgaagcgATTTGATTTCACGAATCCAGTAATTAAAACTGCTGCTTCACTAAATCCTCAGACCTTCATGGAGCTGCCAAACCTGAATGAATTGATGATACAGTTTCCACGATTTCTAGAAGGGATTGACAAACAGGAGTTAGACAACGAATTCAGGAGACTGAAAATAAGTGTTACTAAGCTTAATATATTGGAAACAAACATGACGTGGCCTCAGTTATTGGATGTTAAGACACGTAATAGCTTGTTTATGTATCCATTACTgcgaaattttattcgattttttttgattattCCACATTCATCGGCATGTGTGGAGAGGATATTTTCGTTGTACAATGctaacaaaactaaaacaagAAACCGTTTGACTTCAGACACCATgaattcgattttgaaagcTAAAAACTATGTTTCCGAGCATGGCGGTGCATCAAAAATTCAACTcacaaaaacaatgaaaataaaatttaacaaatctaTGTACAAGCATCATTCTGTAGATTATCTCCAAAACAGTACGATTGTCATTTAA